In Candidatus Deferrimicrobiaceae bacterium, the genomic stretch GATCCGAAGCACCCGCAGAAGAAGGTCCTGTCCGGCTACTGCCGCGATTTCGACAAGAAATGCCGGCAGCCGGTCTCGGCGTTCGGCGGCCACGCCTTCGATGCGATGAAACTGATCGAGATGGCGATCCGCAACGGCAAGTCCGCCGATCCGGCCTCGATCCGCAACAACATCGAGAAAATCCGCGGCTTCTGGGGCATCGGCGGCGAGTTCAACCTGTCGGCGGTCGATCACAGCGGGCTGACCGAGGACTCGATGGTCATGGTGAAGATCGTCAAGGGGGACTGGGAACTGTTGAAATAAACGGCGATTCCGCAAGGAGAGCCGTATCCGGGAGGAGAGACGGACCATGAGGGGGATAAGGAAGGTCATGGCGGCGCTGTTGGGGACGGCGCTGCTGACGGGGGGGGCCGCATTCGCCGCCGAGCCGATCCGGATCGGCGCGATCTTTTCGGTGACCGGGCCGGCGGCGTTCCTCGGCGAGCCCGAACGGAACACGGCCCGGATGCTCGAGGAGGAGATCAACAGGCAGGGTGGTCTCCTGGGCCGCAAGATCGAACTCGTGGTCTACGACGACGAGAGCGACCCGACCAAGGCAGTGATCGCGGTCGACCGGCTGCTTAAGAAGGACAAGGTCTCGGCGATCATCGGGCCCAGCACGACCGGCAGCACGATGGCCATTGCGCCGAAGGCCGAGGAGGCGAAGGTGCCGCTGGTCTCTTGCGCTGCGGCGATCGACATCGTCTCACCCGTCCGGAAGTTCGTGTTCAAGACGCCGCAGAGCGACGTCCTCGCGGTACGGCAGATCTACAGGCATGCGAAAAAGGCGGGCATCCGGAAGATGGCGATCCTGACCGCCTCCGACGCGTTCGGTGCGGCGGGGCGCAAGGAGCTCAAGGAGCTCGCGGGCAAGTTCGACATGATGATCGTCGCGGACGAGGTGTTCGGACCGAAGGACACCGACATGAACGCGCAGCTCGCCAAGATCAAGGGGACGCCGGCGCAGGCGATCGTCTGCTGGGGGACCAACCCCGGCCCTGCGGTCGTCGCCCGCAACCGGACGCAGCTCGGCATCGCGATGCCGCTCTACATGAGCCACGGCGTCGCCTCCAACAAGTTCATCGAGTTGGCGGGCAAGGAAAACGCCGAAGGGATCCTGCTCCCCGCCGGTCGGTTGATCGTCGACGAGCAGGTGGCGGCGAAGCACCCGCAGAAGAAGCTGCTCGCGAAATACGCCGGCGACTACGAGAAACGCTTCAAGGCGCCGGTCTCCTCGTTCGGCGGCTACGCCTACGACGCCCTGTCGCTGCTGGCGCACGCCATCAAGGCGGGCAAGTCGGCCGAGCCGGCCGCCGTCCGCGATGCCCTCGAGAAGACCAGGGGTTTCTGGGCCACGACGGGCGAGTTCACCTTCACGCCGGCCGACCACAACGGGCTGACCGAAGAGGCTTTCGTGATGGTCCGGATCACCAAGGGCGGATGGGAGATGCTCAAGTAAGTGCCGTTTTCCTCGCTGCTCCAGTTCTTCGTGTCCGGGGTGACCGTGGGCGCCACGTATGGGCTCACGGCCCTCGGTTTCACGATGATCTACAACACGACCGGCATCATCAACTTCGCGCAGGGCGAGTTCGTCATGCTGGGGGGGATGCTGGCCGTGTTTTCGATGACCTGGGGAGGATTGCCGCTGCCGGCGGCGGTTCCTCTCGCCGTGCTCCTGGTGACCGCGATCGGCGTCGCGGTCGACCGGCTGACCATCCGGCCGATGCGCGGGCGCCCGCCCGTCACGCTGGTCATCGTCACGATCGGGATCTCGATCCTCCTTCGCGGCGGCGCGATGCTCGTCTTCGGCAAGGACACCCACTCCCTTCCTCCCTTTTCCGAGGGGGCCGCGATCCCGATCGCCGGCGCCTCGCTTTTGCCCCAGACGCTCTGGGTCGTCGGGATCACGATCGCGGTCGTGGCGGCCATGAAGATGTTCTTCGACCGGACCATCACGGGGAAGGCGATGCTCGCCTGCGCCTGCGACCGAAGGGCCGCATCGCTCATGGGGATCAACGTCGACGTCATGGTGACGCTGTCGTTCGCCTTCTCGGCGCTGGTCGGGGCGCTCGGAGGCGTGATCCTGGCGCCGATCACGCTGACCGCTTACGATGTCGGCGTCCTGCTGGGCATCAAGGGGTTCGCCGCCTGCATTCTCGGCGGCCTCGGCAATCCCTTCGGGGCGGTCGCGGGGGGTCTGATCATCGGCGTCCTCGAATCCATGGGCGCGGGCATCCTGTCCTCGGGCTACAAGGACGCGATCGCGTTCGTCATCCTGCTGGCGCTCCTGTTCCTGCGCCCCTCCGGCCTTTTTGGCAAGGCGTCGGCGGACCGGGTCTAAGGAGCGACCGCGCAATGTCCTCTATCGGGTCGAAAGGGGCATTGGCCGGGCTGGCGGCGTTCGCGGCCGCGATAGTCCTGGCCCCTTTCCTACTGCCCGACTACTACCAGTCGGTACTCATCGTCGCCGGCTTCTTCGCCATCCTGTCGATGGGGCTCAACCTGCTCCTGGGATACGCGGGGCAGATCTCGCTCGGGCACGCCGCCTTCTACGGGCTGTCGGCCTATGCGAGCGGCATCCTCACCGCCACTTATCACTGGCCCGTGCCGGCCGGGGTCGCCGCGGGCGTCCTGCTCTCGGGCGTCACCGCCGCGCTGATCGGCATTCCCACGCTCAAGCTCAAGGGACACTACCTCGCGATGGGAACGCTGGGTTTCGGCGTCATCGTCTATATCGTGCTCAATGAGGCGGTCGGGCTCACCGCCGGGCCGTCGGGCTTCACCGGGATCCCGCGCCTCTCCGCCTTCGGCCGGACGTTCACCTCCGACCGGGAATACTATTTCATCGTCTGGGGAATCGCCTTCCTGCTGTTCGTCCTTGCGCAGAACCTGGTCCACTCGCGGATGGGGCGCGCGCTCCGGGCGATCCATACGAGCGAGTCGGCCGCGTCGGTCCTCGGGATCGACGTGCCCCGCTACAAGGCGTTCGTCTTCGTGCTGTCGGCGGTCTACGCAGGGATCGCAGGCGCGCTCTACGCCCACTTCGTCACCTTCGTATCGCCCGGATCGTTCAGCTTCAACGCCTCGGTGCAGATCGTGACCATGGTGGTGCTGGGGGGAATGGCGTCGCTCTGGGGCGCGCTGGCGGGCGCGGTCTTCCTGACCGTGCTGCCCGAATGGTTACGGGCGATCGAGAACTACGACATCCTCATCTACGGCGCCATCCTCATCCTGACCATGCGCTTCCTGCCGGGCGGCTTGGCCGAGGGGGCGTGCCGACTTTTGTCGCGGGTGCGGCGCCTCTTCCGAGGGAAGAAGGCCGACGCCGCGGTTTTGCCTGATGCCGGAAGGGAGGACGCGTGACCTCTTCCGCACCCTTTTTCAGCGGGGAGGGGATCACCCTCCGCTTCGGCGGCGTCACCGCGCTGCACGACGTCGCTTTTTCCGTGGCGTCCGGGACGGTCCATGCGATGATCGGGCCGAACGGCGCGGGCAAGACCTCGCTGTTCAACGTGATCACCGGCTTCTATGCCCCCGACGCCGGGACGGTCCTGCTCGACGGGGAGACGCTTTCGGGGCGGCCGCCCCACGCAATTGCGCAGAGGGGCATCGTCCGCACCTTCCAGAACCTGGAGATCTTCACCAATATGACGGTGCTCGAGAACGTGCTGACCGGGGCGCACTTGTCCGGGAAATACGGACCGCTCGAATTCTTCCTGAGGACGCCCCGCTATTTCCGCGAGGAGCGCCGGCTGCGCGACGAGGCGATGGCCGAACTCGACTTCGTCGGGCTTGCGGGGGAGGCTGCGCTCCCGGCGGGGCAGCTCCCCTTCGGATCGCAGCGGCTGCTCGAGATCGCCCGCGCGCTGGCCGCTCGCCCCCGGCTGCTGTTGCTCGACGAGCCGGCGGCCGGTCTCAACATCCGCGAGACCGCCGCGCTGGGCGCGCTGATCCGCCGGATCGTGACGCGCGGCATCACGGTCCTGATGGTCGAGCACGACATGGCGCTCGTCATGGACATCTCCGACCGGGTGCTCGTCCTCAACTACGGCGAGGTGCTGGCCGAGGGCACGCCGGTCGAGGTCCAGCGCAATCCCGCGGTCGTCGCGGCCTACCTGGGCGAGGAGGGCTGACACATTCGATGCTGCGGGTGAAGAACCTCCAGGTGCACTACGGGATGATCCACGCGCTCCGGTCGGCGTCCGTCCACGTGAAGGAAAAGGAGATCGTGGCGCTCATCGGCGGCAACGGCGCGGGCAAGACGACGCTTTTGGCCGCGATCTCCGGACTCGTCCGCCCGACCTCGGGGGAGATCGCGCTCGACGGCGCCGGGATCACGACCGAAAAGCCCGACCGGATCGTCCGGAAGGGGATCGCCCATGTGCCCGAGGGGCGGCACGTGTTCAAGCCGCTCTCCGTCGAGGACAACCTGCTGCTGGGAGCGTACCATCGGTACACATGGCGGGCTGCGGCGTCGATCCGGGACGAGATCGAACAGCTCTACGGGTTATTCCCCGTGCTGGGACAGCGTCGTCGGCAGGCAGCCGGGACGTTGTCGGGCGGAGAGCAGCAGATGCTGGTCATCGGCCGTGCGCTGCTGTCGCGGCCGAAGGTGCTGCTGCTTGACGAGCCGTCGATGGGGCTTGCGCCGAAGGTGATCCGGGAGATCTTCGAGCACGTGGCGCGTCTGCGCGCCGATCGAGGCATGACCATTCTTCTGGTCGAGCAGAACGCGCGGGCGGCGCTGTCGATCTCCGACCGCGGCTACGTGCTCGAGACGGGCCGCGTCGTGCTTCACGGCAGCTCCGAGGAGCTGCTCGCCAACCGCGACGTCCAGCGCGCATACCTGGGGCGGGACGCCGGGAAATAGTGGTATCGCGATTCATCCGAGGAGGGACGATCCGTGTACTGGGAATCCGATAGCGAATGCATGGGGCGAGAGGAGCTCGAGCAGCTCCAGCTAGAACGGCTGCAGGCGACGCTCAACCGCGTCTATGCACACGTGCCGTTCTACAGGAAGGCGTTCGACGCGATCGGGATCGCGCCCGAGGACGTTTGCTCGCTCTCCGACCTGGCGAAGCTGCCCTTCACGACCAAGAACGACCTGCGCGAAAACTACCCTTACGGGCTGTTCGCGGTACCCCTTCGCGAGGTCGTGCGGATCCACGCTTCGTCCGGCACGACCGGAAACGCGACGGTCGTCGGCTACACGCGCAACGACATCAAGACGTGGAGCAACCTGGTCGCCCGCATCCTGGTGATGGGGGGCGCGGGGAAGGATGACGTCGTCCAGATATCCTTCGGTTACGGCCTGTTCACCGGAGGGTTCGGGCTGCACTACGGCGCCGAGCGGATCGGGGCCTCGGTCATCCCGGTCTCCAGCGGCAACACGGCGCGTCAGATCCAGATCATGCGCGACTTCAAGAGCACGGCGCTCGTGGCCACCCCTTCCTATGCGATGCTGATCGCCGACACGGTCCGCGACATGGGCATCCCGCGTGCCGAGCTGTCGCTCAAGTACGGCTTCCTGGGCGGCGAACCGTGGTCCGAACGGATGCGGCAGGAGATCCAGGACAAGCTGGGGATCATCGCGACCGACAACTACGGGCTGTCCGAGGTGATGGGGCCGGGCGTCGCCGGGGAGTGCCTCGAGCGGAACGGCCAGCATTTCAACGAGGACCATTTCCTCGTCGAGGTGATCGACCCGGAAACGCTTGAGCCCGTTGCACCGGGCGAGCAGGGCGAACTCGTCATCACGACGCTGACGAAGGAGGCGTTTCCCCTGATCCGCTACCGGTCGCGCGACCTGACGCGCCTGATGCCGGGCGTTTGTCCGTGCGGCCGCACGGGGCGGCGCATGGAGCGGATCTCCGGGCGGACCGACGACATGCTGATCATCCGCGGCGTCAACGTGTACCCGACGCAGATCGAGACGGTGCTCTTCGAGATGGAGGGGATCGCGCCGCACTACCAGATCGTCGTGGATCGCAAGGGCGCGCTGGACAAGGTGACCGTCCGGGTCGAGGTGTCCGAGGAGATCTTCTTCGACCAGATGCGGCGCCAGAAGGAGATGGTCGAGAAGCTCCAGAAGCGGATCGCTCACGAGCTGGGGATCACCGTCGACGTCAAGTTGGTCGAACCCAAGACCCTCGAGCGGTTCGAGGGAAAAGCGAAGCGCGTCATCGATAATCGCAAACTATAGGGGGGAACGCGATATGGGCTCCGGAACGCTTTACATCGTCGCAACGCCGCTGGGAAATCTCGAGGACATCACTTTTCGTGCGCTGCGGGTCCTGAAGGAAGTCGCGGTCGTCGCCTGCGAGGATACCCGGCGGACGGTCAAGCTGCTCAACAAATACGAGATCCGCACGCCGCTCGCCATCTATCACGATTACAACAAGCAGCGCGCGAGCCTCGGAATCCTTCGGCGGCTGGCCGACGGCGAGAGCGTGGCGCTGGTTTCCGACGCGGGGACGCCGGCGATCTCGGACCCCGGCTACGAGCTGGTGCGCGACGCGATCGCTGCGGGCGTGCATGTCGAGGTGATCCCCGGACCGTCGGCGCTCATCTCGGCCTTGGTCGTGTCGGGGCTGCCGACCGACCATTTCACCTTCGAGGGGTTCCTCCCCAACCGGAAGGAAAAGCGGCGCAAGGCGCTCGTCGCGCTCTCCGGGGAGACGCGGACGATGATCTTCTACGAGTCGCCCAACCGGGTCGCGGCTTTTCTCGTCGAGGCGGCCGAGACGCTGGGGGACCGGCGCGCGTGCGTGGTGCGCGAGCTGACGAAGATTCACGAGGAGATCTTGCGGGGAACGCTGTCCGAACTGGCGGCCGAGCTGGGCGGGCGCGAATCGGTTCTGGGCGAAGTGACGCTGGTCGTTGCGGGGGCGTCGAAGACGATCGAGCTGTCGGTCGACGAGATCGTCGCGGCCGCGCTCGAAGACGCCTCGGGATCGTCGCGCGACCTGGCGCGGGAGATCTCGGACCGGACGGGTTTATCGCGGAAGGAAGTCTACGCCGAGATCCTGAAGCAGCGATCCCGCGGGGAAAAGGAACCGTCGACGGAAGCTTGAGGGCTTCAGACGTCGATCTTGTGGCGGAGCGCGAGCTCCTCGAACGCGGGCAGGTCGATGTTGAGGATGGCCGCGGCCTCGCGCCGGTCGCCCCCGGCGAGCGCGAGCGCCTGAAGCACCATCGGCTTCTCGATCCCCTCGATGGCCTGGAGGAGCAGGTCGGGCGGCGATGCGGCGGGCGAGGCGTCGACGGTCTGCTTGCGGCGGCGTCCGTAGAAGATGTCGGTCGGC encodes the following:
- a CDS encoding branched-chain amino acid ABC transporter permease; the protein is MSSIGSKGALAGLAAFAAAIVLAPFLLPDYYQSVLIVAGFFAILSMGLNLLLGYAGQISLGHAAFYGLSAYASGILTATYHWPVPAGVAAGVLLSGVTAALIGIPTLKLKGHYLAMGTLGFGVIVYIVLNEAVGLTAGPSGFTGIPRLSAFGRTFTSDREYYFIVWGIAFLLFVLAQNLVHSRMGRALRAIHTSESAASVLGIDVPRYKAFVFVLSAVYAGIAGALYAHFVTFVSPGSFSFNASVQIVTMVVLGGMASLWGALAGAVFLTVLPEWLRAIENYDILIYGAILILTMRFLPGGLAEGACRLLSRVRRLFRGKKADAAVLPDAGREDA
- a CDS encoding ABC transporter ATP-binding protein, with translation MLRVKNLQVHYGMIHALRSASVHVKEKEIVALIGGNGAGKTTLLAAISGLVRPTSGEIALDGAGITTEKPDRIVRKGIAHVPEGRHVFKPLSVEDNLLLGAYHRYTWRAAASIRDEIEQLYGLFPVLGQRRRQAAGTLSGGEQQMLVIGRALLSRPKVLLLDEPSMGLAPKVIREIFEHVARLRADRGMTILLVEQNARAALSISDRGYVLETGRVVLHGSSEELLANRDVQRAYLGRDAGK
- the rsmI gene encoding 16S rRNA (cytidine(1402)-2'-O)-methyltransferase, with product MGSGTLYIVATPLGNLEDITFRALRVLKEVAVVACEDTRRTVKLLNKYEIRTPLAIYHDYNKQRASLGILRRLADGESVALVSDAGTPAISDPGYELVRDAIAAGVHVEVIPGPSALISALVVSGLPTDHFTFEGFLPNRKEKRRKALVALSGETRTMIFYESPNRVAAFLVEAAETLGDRRACVVRELTKIHEEILRGTLSELAAELGGRESVLGEVTLVVAGASKTIELSVDEIVAAALEDASGSSRDLAREISDRTGLSRKEVYAEILKQRSRGEKEPSTEA
- a CDS encoding ABC transporter substrate-binding protein encodes the protein MRGIRKVMAALLGTALLTGGAAFAAEPIRIGAIFSVTGPAAFLGEPERNTARMLEEEINRQGGLLGRKIELVVYDDESDPTKAVIAVDRLLKKDKVSAIIGPSTTGSTMAIAPKAEEAKVPLVSCAAAIDIVSPVRKFVFKTPQSDVLAVRQIYRHAKKAGIRKMAILTASDAFGAAGRKELKELAGKFDMMIVADEVFGPKDTDMNAQLAKIKGTPAQAIVCWGTNPGPAVVARNRTQLGIAMPLYMSHGVASNKFIELAGKENAEGILLPAGRLIVDEQVAAKHPQKKLLAKYAGDYEKRFKAPVSSFGGYAYDALSLLAHAIKAGKSAEPAAVRDALEKTRGFWATTGEFTFTPADHNGLTEEAFVMVRITKGGWEMLK
- a CDS encoding ABC transporter ATP-binding protein — encoded protein: MTSSAPFFSGEGITLRFGGVTALHDVAFSVASGTVHAMIGPNGAGKTSLFNVITGFYAPDAGTVLLDGETLSGRPPHAIAQRGIVRTFQNLEIFTNMTVLENVLTGAHLSGKYGPLEFFLRTPRYFREERRLRDEAMAELDFVGLAGEAALPAGQLPFGSQRLLEIARALAARPRLLLLDEPAAGLNIRETAALGALIRRIVTRGITVLMVEHDMALVMDISDRVLVLNYGEVLAEGTPVEVQRNPAVVAAYLGEEG
- a CDS encoding phenylacetate--CoA ligase, with the translated sequence MYWESDSECMGREELEQLQLERLQATLNRVYAHVPFYRKAFDAIGIAPEDVCSLSDLAKLPFTTKNDLRENYPYGLFAVPLREVVRIHASSGTTGNATVVGYTRNDIKTWSNLVARILVMGGAGKDDVVQISFGYGLFTGGFGLHYGAERIGASVIPVSSGNTARQIQIMRDFKSTALVATPSYAMLIADTVRDMGIPRAELSLKYGFLGGEPWSERMRQEIQDKLGIIATDNYGLSEVMGPGVAGECLERNGQHFNEDHFLVEVIDPETLEPVAPGEQGELVITTLTKEAFPLIRYRSRDLTRLMPGVCPCGRTGRRMERISGRTDDMLIIRGVNVYPTQIETVLFEMEGIAPHYQIVVDRKGALDKVTVRVEVSEEIFFDQMRRQKEMVEKLQKRIAHELGITVDVKLVEPKTLERFEGKAKRVIDNRKL
- a CDS encoding branched-chain amino acid ABC transporter permease; amino-acid sequence: MPFSSLLQFFVSGVTVGATYGLTALGFTMIYNTTGIINFAQGEFVMLGGMLAVFSMTWGGLPLPAAVPLAVLLVTAIGVAVDRLTIRPMRGRPPVTLVIVTIGISILLRGGAMLVFGKDTHSLPPFSEGAAIPIAGASLLPQTLWVVGITIAVVAAMKMFFDRTITGKAMLACACDRRAASLMGINVDVMVTLSFAFSALVGALGGVILAPITLTAYDVGVLLGIKGFAACILGGLGNPFGAVAGGLIIGVLESMGAGILSSGYKDAIAFVILLALLFLRPSGLFGKASADRV